The genome window TATTGCCGTAAAAAACCTCGCCGAGATGCAAGACGATATCGATGTCGACAGGCGGGCCGGATCGGCGGAGATCGTCATTGTTCAGAGCGGCATTCGCCATAAGCATGTGCCGGGCGGACGCGACAGCGTTCCGGCAGGCTTCCTTCGGGCAATCGATATCGGCCGGGAAGATCGCAAGGACGCTGTCTCCCATGAACTTCAGGATCTCGCCATTGTGTTCCTCGACATTCCGCCCGACCAGTTCGAAACGTTGGTTGAGCATGGCGACGATCTCGTCGCGCGAATGCGATTCCGTCAGGGCGGTGAAGTTGCTGAGATCAGCCAAGAGGATTGCGGCGTAAAGCGCGCCGCCAGCGCCCCTTTGCGTCTCGCCGCCCAGGATATGCACGCTCGTTCTTGCGCCGGTATAGACGGCCAGCATGTCGGTCGCCGTCTTGGTCGCGGCCATGCGGTAGCATGCCAGTCCGAGGCTTGGCAGCAGCGCCTTCAAAGTTTCAAGATGTGCATCGGAGAAGCCGGTGGGACAATCGGTGGTCACGGAGAGGGCCATGCCGCGCAGAGCAACTTCTGTCGGAAAGGACACAAGGTTGACGACGTGGTCGGTCCCGCCTTTTTGCTGGAGCTCGGCCAAGTCAGGGTAGAGATCAACACCGTCTCCCCGCGCGATTTGCCATCTGCCGAA of Rhizobium sp. NXC24 contains these proteins:
- a CDS encoding adenylate/guanylate cyclase domain-containing protein, whose product is MAGNDIGQLVAGLCRRLIADGLPIWQASIAMPSIHPVYRGVSARFTRGAEAVTENAEYESVSEESFTHTPIFYLLENGLLFGRWQIARGDGVDLYPDLAELQQKGGTDHVVNLVSFPTEVALRGMALSVTTDCPTGFSDAHLETLKALLPSLGLACYRMAATKTATDMLAVYTGARTSVHILGGETQRGAGGALYAAILLADLSNFTALTESHSRDEIVAMLNQRFELVGRNVEEHNGEILKFMGDSVLAIFPADIDCPKEACRNAVASARHMLMANAALNNDDLRRSGPPVDIDIVLHLGEVFYGNIGARGRLDFTVIGPAVNETSRLEKLCDELQEHLLLSESFATACGLACDQLGDFKLRGVSKPAGVFKLA